The stretch of DNA ATTAACGAACACAAATCTGCAGATACAAACTCTGCCGGTGAAACCACCACAGTTTGAGAGCAGATATCATAGATATAACTCGATATCTTTGCTACACTAAAGGTTCAGAACATTTCATGACTGCATCTCATTTAAATCATCATCACTTCACGGACACTTTCTTTGTCTggatttgtttattattctaaTTTTGATGGATTTGTGTGGAGAATTTCTGGTGAATTGTCTCAAAAATAATACTTACCCGTGGCAGGTCAACGGTTCAACGGTTGATGGGCAAACTCCCCTGTCAGAGGCGTGTGCCTGCGGTCATGTGACCTGCGTATCGCTGCTCCTTCAACACGGGGCAACCCCCCTGGGGACGAGCCAAACCAGCTCCCCGATCCACAGGGCTGCAGCCAAAGGTTAGAGGTCACAttctcctgcacacacatggatgATCTATGCTGAAGCAGCTCGGTCCGTCACTACCGAACGCACAGAGCGTCAAAACATCAGAACAAGTCTGAGAAATGTATAATGCGTGAAATATATCTTAGTTTTTTGTTTAGCTACAAAGTGAAcagatattaaaacatattcttGGCCGGGAAGCTCGAGCGGATTTGAAAGCATGTCCTTTAGAGAGTACACCGCTTCTCATTGTGGTGATTGTGTTAACCCGCTGAAGGTCATTCGGAGTGCATCCAGCCTCTCGTTCAGCACGGTGCGGATGTCGATCAGTTCATCGCCCAGTCGGGGTTCCCTCTCCACGTCGCCTGCTCACATCAGCATCTGAGTTCTGTGAGGAAACTGCTTCAACTTGGTAAGAATGCCTTAGATTTAACTTTGCACCTCTCATGTTGAAAAGGGGACTATCAGTTGTAATAATATTGgagttttattatattttgctcTCTCTGGGCCCTGATTGAGCTTAGTAACAGATGTTATTTCCACACCATCAAAGCTCAGTTTGTGACAAAGGGAGTGGGTACCACTTCAATAGATTTCtacacattcatttttaattgggTCAGAAACAATGCATGTGCATGTACAAGATAATAATACGATCACGAcccagataataataataccacaGAGTAAAATACTCAAGTCACAAGTATAAGTCGtttcaaaattgtatttaagtaaAAGTGCTTACAGCGCTTGTAAAAAACGACATGCATGCTGTGTTTTACATAacgtaaaaataaatgtacattttgggGTGGCTTACTGATTTGAATGTGTCTAGAGAGTAAATGAAGCCTGAATGGCCCATAATCTTTAATGTAAACAATAGAGCGGATGAGTGGCGCTCTAGGAGAGGAAACGCTTGAACTGAACCGTCATGTGACGTCATGAGGCCATCGCACCTCATCCGTCTCTGCTCTCCTTTAGGTGCCACAGTGAACAGCAGGGTGTCCGGGGCCTCGCCGCTGCACATCGCTGCCGGCCTGTCGGACCCCGAGATGGTGTCGGTGCTGCTGGACCACGGGGCCGACCGCTGCCTCCGGAACTCAGAGGGCAAGCAGCCGGTGGACGTCGCTCCTCCAAACAGCCTGGCGGAGAGGCTGTTGAGCCAAGCAGGAGGTATTCAATCCAAACTAACCGAGTAAGCCTCCACTGTGGCCTTTACGAGCAGCCCGATGCCTCGAGCAGTAGCTAATAATCCAAACATCTTTCTGTCATGGCTCCTGCTTCTCGACCCGGACGGCTGCCCAGGAGCGTCTCCTCTCATGCAGCTGTGCCGGCTCTACATCAGGAACACTGTGGGCAAGCAGAGACTGGGTGGGATTCACGACCTTCACCTCCCTACACAAGTGAAACAGTATCTTCTCTACCAATCGGACCCAGGGGGAGATCTAGTGCCTTTCAGTGCCAGGTTCTGATCATCTGACTTTAGGCCAGTAGGGGGTGCTGTTGCACAATGTTGCAGTGAGAGGGCCATCAAGGCTCCTGCTCTCTTTGTGACTGTTCTCTACAAACAAAGCGACTCTCAGGATCAATCTGCACTTTTATGTGAAAACTTGGAGCACGTTTTTATGTATTCATAAACCATAACATACATGCGTATTAATAAAGGGAGAATGTGGGCTCAATCCGTCTATTAAATGTTGCGCCGTTAATGTTAAATCAAGTTTAACATACTGAAACAATATTCTCTAGATTACAGAGGCCTCCACATTCAGCTAATATTGTAGTTTTTGTTAGTTTAAACTGAAGATTCCGTTTTTGATGattttctgttttccttcagACCCACATGAAATATTGTTCATATCTTGTAGACTTTGTCCCTCTAGACACGTATTTATTGTACTTGCAGTAATCTGCACACACCAATAGTGAGATTAGATGACCATgacataatatatatgttttgtactGCAATTACCAAgactaaataatgaaaatgaggCAGATATCGTAGTTGCCTTCCTCAGACTGGATGGGAGCAACTTTATTGTGTCATATGTAGCTGGATGGCTGCTaagtataataattataatagtcAGAGAAATTAGTGTAGATGGAAACTTCAGTCAGCATCCAGCGAACACATACCAGAGGATTGAAAACCTCacatttttgttctcttttagTTTTAATTAAACAGTAAATCACTAATGATactgatatattatatatagaattGTTATTATCCAGTTGTCTTATGGCTATTTAAAACATGCGCTGTATTATTACAGATTACGTTTAAAGagtcaaaatatataaatgtatctgCATATTGACTGAAGAACATTTTTTCACTCACTGAATAAACAAAGAATCTAATGTTCTCGGGTTTCTTTTGGGATATTATGCAAATTATTATGTGAAATAGCGGTTTCACAAAAATCTAACGAGGCATGCAAACcataaagaaaacatgacatgaaaacaacatgcattcagaaagagacaaaacacatcatagatcatttttaaaaagttgtattGTATGAATTCATATGTTAGTTTATTTTCCCCTAAAGCTCAGTTGACAACAGCTTCATACAGTCCTATatcaacataataaatatatgcaaAGCTCCACTTTTCAGACCAGGTATTTATTAGCCAATTTTCTTGTGGTGCCCACCTATTAATCATATTAACCCGAGGAGGAGAAAGGGCCCTGCATGCGACAGACACATCAGTGATCTGTACAACCCGTCAGTCCCAATAATTCAGATGATAGAAAACCAAAAACTACAATGTTGTTTTTAGTGCACTACTTCTTTCCCTTGCCCAATAGTATTGAAGATGTGCCGGGTGACGTCACGGTCTTCATTTGTTTATCTACTGTCTGAAGCAGgaacatgaaatgaaaagtaGATCCATCTTCACATCTTCATTCTCTCAATAGTTTTGGTCCACAGAATTTGCATAAATGTTGAGTGTGAGCAAGGCATCATTGGTATTGGAGCGTATATCCTTTTTGTGTTGCTACAACACGATGGGAGCCGAGTCAGGTTTACCACCACTGTATGAGCATAAGCATCGATTTTAATGAGTCATTAAGATGAGATGATGAAAAGGCACCACAGTTCACCGAGAACAAGTCAACATGCTCTCCGCggtgacacaaaacaacagcagctcAGAATGCAGACTTTCCATCGAGGCCTCATGTCCCAATTTGCCAATTGAAGGCGCAAATTGAACTGGGTTTCGATTTAACTGGCGTTTAATGTGAAATCAATACCGCGGAGGAGCTTCGGACTTCTGAAGCTGCCGGGGGAAGTGCACGGTATCCACTGGAAGCAATTATTGACAAATAGGCAATCAGGTGAGACGAGTCCGTCTGGTAATCAGTGTCACATGACCGCTCAAATAATGCTCCCCTTCGGTCATCACTAGCGGTGTTGTGCTTGGCTCTGTTGTGGGCATCTGATCGACTTCCTGAGTTCAGTCAGGTACTGTGTGGCACTCAGGTGCACTTAGAAGCAGCCCACCTGTGTGCGATAGCAAAGCTTTTACTTGTATTCTCTGGAGGCAAACACGCCATTAACCCCGATGCGTCTTTTTCCGGTAGACGCAAATAGCGCAAAATGCATTTCTTAGTGAGAGTTGAAGTGAAACGCAGAACACAAGGTTTAAAACCGAACCCTTCAACAAACCATTATTAACAGAGGTTTTATAAGAAGAACTACATGAAGAGTTGCCAATTATAAATAGAAGGAGTTACAGCGCGAGCGACGCAATCTGCAGGGAATAAACATGTTGCGGTTCCATAACAGCCCCGTGTTTGTAATCAACGTTGGATTAGTTTACCCGTTATTACACGAGCCCCCCTAATCATCCCTCGGATGTGCAGCTGCTTCacctactgtgaagcagctgcacaTGTTGACGCCAGACAACCCTGACTGCGGTCATGTGAGCCGGCATCCGCGGATACTCGGTCAAGTAAGCCGCCGCTTGAGATGTAATGCAGGGTGTTACGGTACAGAGGCGTGTACCTTCCCAAAAGCACCGAGAGAGACCCTTATTTAAGCAATGTGTTTTCCAATTTGAAataacaagtcaaaaacaaaattattttggacattatatgaaataatattatattaatactgtactgtttttaatggaaagtcagctcaaattcaatgattctattctgttcatttttttggagattttactgtacagtttttgtgAAAATTAAAGGCAAAGTTGGCTCAAATGAAAAGATGATATTCTTAATTTCCCAATATTTGAACTTTTATTAAAGCATTTCTTCAAAAGGTTACATTCTATTTCCACTAGTTTGTTGTTTACAAGGACCTCTATGTCCATGGTTATTTCCAtgagattttactgtacagtttttgaGAACGGCAAAGtcagctaaaaagaaaaaaagagaaaatgatatTCATGATTTTCTAATATTTGAACTTTATTTAAAGCAGATCCGTAAAAAGTGTATATGAAAAAGACACTGGATTGTCATTCAGGAGGACCTCTGCTATGTCCATGGTTATTTTCATGAGATTTCACTCTACACATTCACAGGAACGACTCGCAGACGTTGGTTTCTTTAGCTTGCCGGTTCATTCACAGGAGCTCACAGTAGTGAAGGTACTTCAAACCTGAACAAACCTGAACATTTCAAGCAACATCCAAACCGTGAGTGCGAATACAGGTCGCCAGGAGTAGTATAAATGTCAGTCAGTGATTACGAACTTTAGGTATTAGAGTAAATTTAACGTGTTCTGTGAAGCATAGAATGTAGTCCGGGCCGGCGATGTCAGAGGGAGGGCCGGTTGGTGACGGAGGTGGACAGGCCCAACCTACGTCGGCCTACCGGTATCCCCGATGGCCAGTCCGCCCCtcgtgtgaacgcagcatgaaggaGAGTGAACAGACGGCACTCCGCTGCAGAAAAAATTACCTTCAAAATACAAGCACAGGATTTTTTTCCCTATATTTTATAAAGAAAAGGTGATCATATGTCTTTCAAGTCGTCGcgggccacataaaatgacgtGGTGGGCCGGATGCGGCCCGCgggccttgtgtttgacacctgtgcACTGGGCGGTCTGGACAGGAAATGTGgagtcttcctcctcatcttccacGTCCATTTCCAGGAGGTCAGAGTTGGCATCGCCCTCTGCGTCCTCAGCACCCGGCTCCAGTTTGAGGAGCTCCTCGAAAAGTGGAGGCATTTCCGGGCAATCAGCAGTCATCACGTCCGTCCAGCTCGAAGAGGCTAGTGTCAGATGGCTGCTGGTTGTGGCTTTTGGGGCATGGGTCCTGTTTAGTGGATACCGCCACTCTGAGCCTTCTTTCCAGAACCTTCTCAGGCATTGGCGCACAGAGCAGACATGACTGTGGGTCCGCCAGCGATGCCTGAGCGTGTTTAGCGCCCATGCATCCTATGCACATAGGATGAGGGTCCCTGCCCGAGATGGAGGCCCCCGCATGACGCAGGGCACGGGCGGGAAGGGCGGCGAGTCGGAGCATTTGAAGtctgatccttcgccgtgaccgaataaaccaatgtaacatgcttgAAACGTAACTtaatttaacacacacatttaaagtcaaagatgtagttacctgatatgattctaatgcttcagaatggcaatatggctcgatagcaccccctacaaacattaatttaagcagccccagcgctacgtttcacctacatttatgaaacttagtaggcatatgtaaaacatgtaaactgaaatgaaagtctcttgggactaTGCTCTAAACGTTACCATTTGGATTTTTGTGTTAAAAATGTTCCATGCTTtagtccagtggttctcaaccttttttcagtgatgtgaAGTCCCTGTGAAAAATGttttcagccaagtaccccctaaccagcgcAGATCattttttggttaaaaaaaagaaagaagtaataCAAGCTCTGCCgtcagtgtctgatttattgAACTATAGAAACTGAATATTGCATGGTTGCATTGAATTGAGTATTTTTGCACTCACTCAAAGCACCACCTACTGGCAATAGGAAGTCAGTATTATGTGACAAACACTATTTGATTTAAAtgacatgtacatgatgttgtTTACTTGTTATAGagcttttgcatttatttgtatttgcatcAAAAGGAATGTAAACCGCAGCAACAAAAAAGCTCTCTGGCCAGATGTCGACATCTGAGCATAGAAGCATTTTAACATTATAAAAGCATTGTCCATTAACTTTGTT from Cyclopterus lumpus isolate fCycLum1 chromosome 21, fCycLum1.pri, whole genome shotgun sequence encodes:
- the LOC117750671 gene encoding ankyrin repeat and SOCS box protein 9-like, with the protein product MSAGHRETPPCQGGTAAFFSNPLMSDFESDWSPIHDAAFNGRVLTLQRLIAQGTCVNLNTLDQVSPLHGACSQGHVACAKLLVESGANVNGSTVDGQTPLSEACACGHVTCVSLLLQHGATPLGTSQTSSPIHRAAAKGHSECIQPLVQHGADVDQFIAQSGFPLHVACSHQHLSSVRKLLQLGATVNSRVSGASPLHIAAGLSDPEMVSVLLDHGADRCLRNSEGKQPVDVAPPNSLAERLLSQAGGASPLMQLCRLYIRNTVGKQRLGGIHDLHLPTQVKQYLLYQSDPGGDLVPFSARF